The following coding sequences lie in one Nakaseomyces glabratus chromosome I, complete sequence genomic window:
- the SYF2 gene encoding Syf2p (CAGL0I10538g~Ortholog(s) have role in mRNA splicing, via spliceosome): MNLEDYNEKLKLLKKSVQDIKIRNRNLLKQEAEEKEKGLKPRVYSMHDDEDDSDEKRSSDEQSDMRTNLFQYTVQDFIDWEKRQQRKKKSKLESKSGMRLQHLAKNTYDKELQNLPRPEFKMKAKETQFRINKDSGKVNIKDNKELVQRLSQNLKETAKQRYDSNRKIANDKEHTSLSGSINAKNLQFNKSLDDDHEAEK, encoded by the coding sequence ATGAACTTGGAGGACTATAACGAGAAGTTAAAACTCCTGAAGAAATCTGTACAAGACATCAAAATACGCAATAGGAATCTATTAAAGCAAGAAGcggaagagaaagagaaaggcCTAAAACCGAGAGTATATAGCATGcatgatgatgaagatgacagCGACGAGAAGCGATCCTCTGATGAGCAAAGTGATATGCGCACGAATTTATTCCAGTATACAGTCCAGGACTTCATTGACTGGGAGAAGAGGCAacagaggaagaagaaaagcaaaCTTGAATCGAAGAGTGGAATGCGATTGCAACATTTGGCAAAGAACACTTATGACAAAGAATTGCAAAATTTACCAAGACCTGAGTTCAAGATGAAAGCAAAGGAAACACAGTTTCGAATTAACAAGGACAGTGGGAAAGTAAATATCAAGGATAACAAGGAACTAGTTCAACGACTGTCCCAAAACCTGAAAGAAACAGCAAAACAAAGGTATGATTCGAATAGGAAAATTGCCAATGATAAAGAACACACCAGCTTATCTGGTTCCATCAACGCTAAAAATTTGCAATTTAATAAATCATTAGATGATGACCatgaagctgaaaaatAA
- the UTP8 gene encoding Utp8p (CAGL0I10560g~Ortholog(s) have snoRNA binding, tRNA binding activity), translating into MPSLSQPFRLAVLPKIASLHNFSQKKTYIKVADSFTPDSNSVLLGISGSSISKYVITPTPRLIFNVPIPSTHLVSACNMGTYSETSTVSSDPQATADETTDTAPTSTNTVEETKHYEIWCYALSANNKTHTLNCLIREVDNNNTSITENNPQFNAKFKEQIINIEVDTKHKVIVILFETGLVQFYDLQLKLLNSINTPYRDIKIVKTFEENGLEYMLLISDLKDQKVALQLYEVSTEEKKVKELTSSIIENFNLQDSLLCYQFGRIYRLFKDEIEVYSIPSLQLNSKVKIPFLSEIEDKNCLISLKPIATNRVLLTVKNKIYLLDLLHKSILSEREVSHMKTFQILKTAMNRDGSESKLTLALGISTKNGQNPTSALEIINIDVGSNSLKDSLGKSFLRRNNQIQGQLKNLFPEPKYELPSINFPEILGKLKNANSAEKFDETFFNLLNIKEEMFTENSRFLNDQRFLASVLDLIFTKIDYNKSCPRSLMFLLTHPLFPKEKAIGLLTKVKSNSRLFKQAIVTCPNLPLQELLQELFTIKNSELVVDISMRILQDYTKDAIKEEIKKLDQVSVENFMNFIIKMNNREAAVSDFTMFTPQIFKLLSLILDSIGLFGLEESILIQLSSIIEKEVKIAERNVELWNIMDAKMLSVKKSSSTAASKLAENSQTPYIVEYIDI; encoded by the coding sequence ATGCCTTCACTCTCCCAGCCTTTCAGATTGGCGGTTTTGCCAAAGATTGCCTCGTTGCATAACTTCTCACAGAAGAAAACGTACATTAAAGTTGCGGACTCGTTCACACCGGACTCGAACAGCGTGCTATTGGGTATATCCGGGTCATCCATCTCGAAATACGTGATCACACCAACCCCAAGATTGATATTCAATGTCCCGATCCCATCCACTCACTTGGTATCTGCTTGCAATATGGGTACTTACTCTGAGACTTCTACAGTCTCTTCTGACCCTCAGGCTACTGCAGACGAGACCACCGATACTGCGCCCACCTCCACTAACACTGTTGAAGAGACCAAGCATTACGAAATATGGTGCTATGCGCTATCGGCAAATAATAAGACACATACTTTAAACTGTCTAATCCGTGAAGTAGACAATAACAACACATCCATCACAGAAAATAACCCACAGTTCAACGCCAAATTCAAGGAGCAGATCATCAACATAGAAGTTGATACTAAGCATAAAGTCATCGTAATCCTGTTTGAAACTGGTTTGGTCCAGTTCTATGATTTACAGTTAAAATTGCTAAACTCAATAAATACTCCATACAGGGATATCAAAATTGTGAAgacttttgaagaaaacgGTTTAGAGTACATGCTATTAATTTCCGATCTGAAGGACCAAAAGGTAGCTTTACAACTATACGAAGTCTCCACGGAGGAAAAGAAAGTTAAGGAACTCACATCTTCCATTATAGAAAACTTCAACCTGCAAGACTCTTTATTATGCTACCAATTTGGTCGAATCTACAGACTCTTCAAAGACGAAATAGAAGTATATTCCATTCCATCTTTGCAACTAAATTCCAAGGTCAAAATTCCATTTCTTTCTGAAATAGAGGATAAAAACTGTTTGATATCTTTGAAACCTATTGCAACTAACAGAGTGCTATTGACAGTTAAGAATAAGATATACCTGTTGGATCTCCTGCACAAGTCAATATTATCAGAGAGAGAAGTTAGCCATATGAAAACATTCCAGATCTTAAAGACTGCTATGAATAGGGATGGATCGGAGAGTAAACTAACGCTTGCTCTTGGAATTTCCACTAAAAATGGTCAAAACCCTACATCCGCATTGGAAATCATTAACATTGATGTTGGCTCTAACAGCTTGAAAGACTCTCTAGGTAAAAGTTTTCTGAGAAGAAATAACCAAATTCAAGGTCAATTAAAGAACTTATTCCCAGAACCAAAGTATGAGCTACCAAGTATCAATTTCCCTGAAATACTGGgtaaattaaaaaatgcTAATTCAGCAGAAAAGTTTGATGAAACATTTTTCAACCTTTTGAATATAAAAGAAGAGATGTTCACCGAGAATAGTAGATTCTTAAACGATCAAAGATTTTTGGCTTCTGTCCTTGACCTCATATTCACAAAGATAGATTATAATAAAAGTTGTCCAAGATCATTAATGTTCCTTCTCACTCATCCTTTGTTCCCGAAAGAAAAGGCTATTGGTCTATTAACTAAAGTGAAATCCAACTCCAGACTATTCAAACAAGCTATTGTTACCTGTCCGAATTTACCACTACAAGAACTACTCCAAGAGCTTTTTACAATTAAAAATTCTGAGTTAGTAGTCGATATATCTATGAGGATATTACAAGATTACACCAAAGATGCCATAAAAgaggaaataaaaaagctAGATCAGGTTTCTGTTGAGAACTTCATGaatttcattatcaaaatgaaCAACCGTGAAGCTGCAGTAAGCGATTTTACGATGTTTACACCTCAAATATTTAAGCTACTCTCATTAATCCTGGATTCTATTGGTCTTTTCGGACTAGAGGAAAGCATCTTGATTCAACTGTCAAGTATTATCGAAAAAGAAGTTAAGATTGCTGAAAGAAATGTTGAACTGTGGAATATAATGGACGCTAAGATGCTAAGTGTAAAGAAGAGCAGCTCAACTGCGGCATCCAAACTTGCTGAAAATTCCCAAACTCCATATATAGTCGAATACATAGATATATAG
- a CDS encoding uncharacterized protein (CAGL0I10582g~Ortholog(s) have role in filamentous growth and intracellular localization), translating to MCILFATREHPDYELIMISNRDEFLERKTHSTCWHNDDFILSPYDLARIGAGQSNDTFGTWTGVNRKGRVATVLNLRICDELDMKRMIGERSRGALPFVFLNDRQGNFEDWDTYAKFCKCYPDIKRTGDFNLFYGDFKEGRYALIDSLGNTHPLFSKPGKGYLVISNNIHDKLHLQSQDINSGPEEWGKIKKGKQIMEEFVKTNTNLGKEDVIENCFKLASTNLILDKITEEFDLVKSLGVTKETIYVQPLLTPPHEEIGSPLTAGQYYGTRSQIVLLVDKSKTKATFIERIIYSSDQDISLYSTSNPKEELRYEYDIE from the coding sequence ATGTGTATACTCTTTGCTACTAGAGAGCATCCTGACTATGAACTTATAATGATCTCTAATAGAGATGAATTTTTAGAGAGAAAGACGCACTCAACTTGTTGGCATAATGATGATTTTATTCTCTCACCATATGATCTAGCACGTATTGGTGCTGGACAATCCAATGATACTTTTGGGACGTGGACCGGTGTTAATAGAAAGGGAAGAGTTGCGACTGTATTAAACTTGAGAATATGTGATGAACTTGATATGAAGCGCATGATTGGAGAGAGGTCTCGTGGTGCTTTACCTTTTGTCTTTTTAAATGATAGGCAGGGCAATTTTGAAGACTGGGATACATACGCAAAGTTTTGTAAGTGTTACCCAGATATCAAGAGAACAGGGGATTTCAACTTATTTTACGGCGACTTTAAAGAAGGTCGTTACGCCTTAATTGACTCATTAGGAAATACACACCCTTTATTCAGCAAACCTGGAAAAGGTTACTTGGTAATATCTAATAATATTCACGATAAACTTCATTTGCAGTCTCAAGACATCAATTCAGGCCCTGAAGAATGGgggaaaataaaaaaaggtAAGCAGATCATGGAAGAATTCGTGAAGACAAATACAAATCTTGGGAAGGAAGATGTTATTGAGAATTGTTTCAAATTGGCATCTACAAATCTCATTCTCGATAAGATAACTGAAGAATTTGACTTAGTTAAAAGTCTAGGGGTAACGAAAGAAACTATTTATGTTCAACCTTTATTAACACCGCCACATGAGGAAATCGGGTCTCCTTTAACTGCTGGTCAGTATTATGGAACACGGTCACAGATTGTGTTGCTTGTAGATAAGAGCAAAACGAAAGCTACatttattgaaagaataatttATTCCTCAGATCAGGACATCTCATTATATTCAACTAGTAATCCAAAAGAAGAACTGCGTTACGaatatgatattgaatAA
- a CDS encoding uncharacterized protein (CAGL0I10604g~Putative protein; gene is upregulated in azole-resistant strain) codes for MSYNGTTSDTDYEVEDISSFSSVDSYKPEPFTGLEHTKNENLSRKATNASQGTYMDDATSKHSGATLKKLDSLAIEKVVTQNAVAGNSETIESLKAKGLDMQRKAIPDYNAPLTTTGTNQFPEEYRLETDTGLVKMKTLETLKRKSTQVSRNSDLSSKDKSISKSQSNKSEVSDIAQKINMAVERNKKEIAKYQKHKSEKGIKGFFHRMFD; via the coding sequence ATGTCCTATAACGGCACCACTAGTGATACAGATTATGAAGTGGAGGACATCTCCTCTTTCTCATCAGTAGATTCATATAAACCAGAGCCATTTACTGGACTAGAGCATACCAAGAATGAGAATCTCAGTAGAAAAGCTACAAATGCATCGCAAGGCACATATATGGACGATGCAACTTCGAAGCATAGTGGTGCaacattgaagaaattggaCTCTTTGGCTATCGAGAAAGTTGTTACACAAAACGCTGTTGCCGGTAACTCAGAAACAATTGAATCTCTTAAAGCGAAAGGGCTGGATATGCAACGTAAGGCTATTCCGGATTATAATGCCCCATTGACCACTACGGGAACTAATCAGTTTCCGGAAGAGTACAGACTAGAGACAGATACAGGTCTAGttaaaatgaaaacattaGAGACGTTAAAGCGGAAAAGTACACAAGTATCTAGAAATAGCGATTTAAGCTCAAAGGACAAGAGTATATCGAAATCACAAAGTAACAAATCAGAAGTTAGTGATATCGCACAGAAGATCAACATGGCAGTtgaaagaaacaagaaagaaattgctaAGTACCAAAAACACAAATCTGAAAAAGGCATCAAGGGTTTTTTTCATAGAATGTTTGATTAG
- the VSB1 gene encoding Vsb1p (CAGL0I10626g~Ortholog(s) have Golgi apparatus, endoplasmic reticulum, fungal-type vacuole membrane localization) — translation MKSPQQRRKNSILSISESISVSLGLQYPEGNRDGSIDRLNESNSLNVNARPNTKNVGIPNNDTNTFLGRSYVSGILGSSLPQGGERNTLPVSNKFGSRAIHEQNKLHRQTAAIAEEFDDGTIGESPSSLKEYLNLLDEAQEEELDLRNRRDLDNDLITDNKTPVSINLKRATDPELEQQTVALLTPSSSNNDNYGSVSPEENFLSATSNYEQESTYQSITVVPSAGFRQMPTSTTAKAWMTLKRVTNYMPAAILGLLLNILDALSYGMIIFPITEPIFAQLGPTGISMFYISTIISQFIYSSGWSSFPSGIGSEMIEITPFYHTMALAISQALPGRDDEIITTTIFCYVISSVITGLTFYLLGKLRLGKIVGFFPRHILIGCIGGVGYFLIITGLEVTTRIAKFEYSIPFLTKLFLDSSMLFKWLLPTILTIILIVTQKCFKNSLVLPSFYIITLILFHFVVAIAPNLSLHQLRKTGWIFPAPEVSSKWYDHYRYFDIGKAHWSLVVKQIPTMLALTFFGILHVPINVPALAMSLQMDKYDVDKELIAHGYSNFFSGLFGSVQNYLVYTNSVLFIRAGADSAIAGYVLIVLTIMVMVIGPVIISFIPICIVGSLIFLLGYELLVEAMIDPFGKVTTFEYATIGIIVLTMGIFDFVLGIVVGILIACFSFLVDSTKLQTVNGEFDGTVAKSTVYRDFTQTRFLSQIGEQIYVLKLQNILFFGTIISIEEKIERLLEISDNDVSKHRIKFLILDFKNINADNIDYSAAEGFNRIKRYTEAKRIKLIISTIRESDRIYHVFNQVGLLQDIELFNDLNSALEWCENEFLYQYKELREKARNKLQRRSKNINAAIGNQLRRYDQTNKNQGPTSSLMQNLMSLSNNTPRNYQLVSAAQQAFSNEQQISTEIDTKLKIPDPLLKVLLFALKLYRPNIVSMDTEKRTDEVEFWKQLCPYFTRKVFTANTTFLHNNNFFFLVDAGILKVIYNLPAGSVYETLSNGTCYGKILSKRDNENINQNLRVQVETDTILWIIDEKSMEIMKMDNIVLYTELVLLILAIRDTRFKELLGYTLVSA, via the coding sequence ATGAAGAGTCCACAacaaagaaggaaaaataGCATTTTATCAATCTCAGAGTCTATATCGGTTTCTCTGGGGTTGCAATATCCTGAGGGAAATCGTGATGGCAGCATTGATAGATTAAATGAAAGCAACAGCTTGAACGTTAACGCAAGGCCGAATACCAAAAATGTTGGGATACCAAATAATGATACAAATACTTTCCTAGGGAGATCATATGTCAGCGGAATTTTAGGCTCTTCGTTACCTCAGGGAGGCGAGCGAAATACTTTACCGGTTAGTAATAAATTTGGGTCAAGAGCGATCCATGAGCAAAACAAATTGCATAGACAAACTGCTGCCATTGCTGAAGAGTTTGATGACGGAACGATAGGTGAGTCACCTTCTAGtttaaaagaatatttgaatttacTTGATGAAGCTCAGGAAGAAGAGTTAGATTTAAGGAATAGAAGGGATTTAGATAACGATCTAATTACTGACAATAAGACTCCTGTTAGTATAAATTTGAAGCGAGCGACTGATCCAGAACTTGAACAGCAGACAGTTGCCCTGTTAACACCTTCATCCTCGAATAATGATAACTATGGTTCAGTCTCGCCTGAGGAGAATTTTCTGAGTGCCACCAGTAATTATGAACAAGAATCGACCTATCAATCTATTACTGTCGTGCCATCAGCAGGCTTTAGACAAATGCCAACTAGTACTACAGCAAAAGCGTGGATGACACTAAAAAGGGTCACTAATTACATGCCAGCTGCAATTTTAGGCCTTCTGTTGAATATCTTGGATGCTTTATCTTATGGTATGATTATATTCCCAATTACCGAACCTATATTCGCCCAGTTGGGGCCTACAGGTATCTCGATGTTTTATATCTCTACCATTATTTCACAATTCATCTACTCGAGTGGTTGGTCCAGTTTTCCTTCAGGTATTGGAAGTGAAATGATAGAAATCACTCCCTTTTATCATACAATGGCTCTGGCCATTAGTCAAGCGCTTCCTGGAAgagatgatgaaattataaCGACAACGATTTTTTGCTATGTTATAAGCTCTGTGATCACAGGGTTGACATTTTATCTCTTAGGGAAATTGAGATTAGGTAAGATTGTGGGATTCTTTCCAAGGCATATTTTAATCGGTTGTATTGGAGGCGTCGGTTATTTCTTGATCATCACTGGTCTTGAAGTCACAACTAGAATTGCTAAATTTGAGTATTCCATTCCATTTTTAActaaattatttttggaTAGTTCGATGCTATTCAAATGGTTGTTGCCTACAATTTTGACAATAATTCTTATCGTTACTCAAAAGTGCTTTAAGAATTCATTGGTATTACCTAGCTTTTATATCATAACCCTAATCCTTTTCCATTTTGTTGTTGCAATCGCACCAAATCTTTCGTTACATCAACTTAGAAAAACTGGTTGGATCTTTCCCGCTCCTGAGGTTTCTAGTAAGTGGTATGATCATTATAggtattttgatattggtAAAGCACATTGGTCATTAGTTGTTAAACAAATTCCAACTATGTTAGCTCTTACTTTTTTTGGTATCCTTCATGTTCCAATTAATGTCCCTGCATTGGCAATGTCGTTACAGATGGATAAATATGATGTGGACAAAGAGCTGATTGCACACGGCTACTCTAACTTTTTTAGTGGTTTGTTTGGTTCTGTGCAAAACTACCTTGTCTATACTAATAGTGTTCTGTTTATCAGAGCTGGCGCAGATTCCGCGATTGCCGGTTATGTGTTGATTGTGTTGACTATTATGGTAATGGTTATTGGCCCAGTGataatttcatttattcCTATATGTATTGTTGGATCGTTGATATTTTTACTGGGTTACGAATTGCTTGTCGAAGCCATGATAGACCCATTTGGCAAGGTCACTACATTTGAGTATGCCACTATTGGAATAATTGTCTTGACTATGGGTatctttgattttgttCTGGGTATAGTCGTTGGTATATTAATTGCCTGTTTCTCCTTTTTGGTCGATAGTACAAAATTGCAAACTGTCAATGGTGAATTCGATGGAACTGTTGCTAAAAGTACAGTATATAGAGACTTCACTCAAACGAGATTTCTAAGTCAAATTGGAGAGCAGATTTATGTTTTGAAACtgcaaaatattttattttttggcacaataatatcaatagaagaaaaaatagaaagGTTGCTGGAGATCAGTGATAATGATGTTTCAAAACACAGAATTaagtttttgatattgGATTTCAAAAACATCAATGCGGATAATATAGATTATTCGGCAGCAGAAGGCTTTAATAGAATCAAAAGGTACACTGAAGCCAAGCGAATTAAGTTGATTATTTCTACGATTAGAGAAAGTGATAGAATTTATCATGTTTTCAATCAAGTTGGTTTACTACAAGATATTGAGTTATTTAATGACTTAAACAGCGCTCTTGAATGGTGTGAGAATGAATTTTTATATCAATACAAAGAATTAAGAGAGAAGGCTAGAAATAAGCTGCAAAGACGTTCTAAAAACATTAATGCTGCCATAGGAAATCAATTGAGAAGGTATGATCAAACTAATAAAAATCAAGGACCCACGAGCTCGCTGATGCAAAATTTGATGTCTTTATCTAATAATACACCTAGAAATTACCAACTTGTTTCAGCGGCACAACAGGCATTTAGTAATGAGCAACAAATCTCCACTGAGATTGACACCAAACTTAAAATACCTGATCCATTATTAAAAGTCCTATTATTTGCGCTAAAACTTTATAGACCTAACATTGTTTCAATGGATACAGAGAAGAGAACAGATGAAGTTGAGTTTTGGAAACAATTGTGCCCTTATTTCACGAGGAAAGTTTTTACTGCTAATACTACATTTCTTCATAATaacaacttcttcttccttgtGGATGCAGGTATACTTAAGGTTATATACAACCTACCTGCAGGTTCTGTATATGAAACACTATCCAATGGTACCTGTTATGGGAAAATCTTAAGCAAACGCGATAATGAGAACATTAATCAGAACTTGAGAGTTCAAGTTGAGACTGACACTATCTTGTGGATAATAGATGAGAAAAGCATggaaataatgaaaatggatAACATTGTTCTATATACAGAATTGGTTCTTTTAATTCTGGCAATAAGAGACACTCGATTCAAAGAATTACTAGGGTACACTCTAGTGAGTGCCTGA
- the ASN2 gene encoding asparagine synthase (glutamine-hydrolyzing) 2 (CAGL0I10648g~Putative asparagine synthetase; protein abundance increased in ace2 mutant cells) gives MCGIFAAYKHQDVHAFKPKALQLSKRIRHRGPDWSGNVVKNSTIMVHERLAIVGLDSGAQPITSEDGDYTLCVNGEIYNHIQLREQFPDYKFKTLSDCEPIIPAYLEHDIDAPKYLDGMFAWCLYDAKQDRIVAARDPVGITTLYMGRCSSSPKTVFFASELKCLTDDCDEITAFPPGHVYDSKTDQITRYFTPDWIDESRIPTTPVNFKDIRESLEKAVRKRLMAEVPYGVLLSGGLDSSLIASIAARETEKANEENDAADNDASASKQLAGIDNQGHLHTAGWSRLHSFAIGLPNAPDLQAARKVAKFIGSIHHEHTFTLQEGLDALDDVIYHLETYDVTTIRASTPMFLLSRKIKAQGVKMVLSGEGSDEIFGGYLYFAQAPSATEFHIESVKRVKNLHLADCLRANKSTMAWGLEARVPFLDKEFLQLCMNIDPKDKMIDQSAGRIEKYILRKAFDTSDEPDVKPYLPEEILWRQKEQFSDGVGYSWIDGLKDTAERVISDTMFSNPKIEWGEDIPTTKEAYWYRLKFDALFPQKTAASTVMRWIPKADWGCAEDPSGRYAKIHEQHVTA, from the coding sequence ATGTGTGGTATTTTTGCAGCTTACAAGCACCAAGATGTGCATGCTTTCAAGCCAAAGGCTCTTCAACTATCTAAGAGAATTAGACACCGTGGTCCAGATTGGTCGGGTAACGTTGTCAAGAACTCCACTATCATGGTCCATGAAAGATTGGCCATTGTTGGTTTGGATTCCGGTGCTCAACCAATCACCAGTGAAGATGGTGACTACACCTTGTGTGTCAACGGTGAAATTTACAACCACATTCAGCTAAGAGAACAATTCCCAGATTACAAGTTCAAGACTCTAAGTGACTGTGAACCTATCATCCCAGCTTACTTGGAACACGACATCGATGCTCCAAAATACTTGGACGGTATGTTCGCTTGGTGTCTGTACGATGCTAAGCAAGACAGAATTGTAGCTGCAAGAGATCCAGTCGGTATCACTACCTTGTACATGGGTcgttgttcttcttctccaaagACTGTTTTCTTCGCTTCTGAATTGAAGTGTCTGACAGATGACTGTGACGAGATCACTGCCTTCCCACCAGGTCACGTCTATGACTCTAAGACCGATCAAATCACCAGATACTTCACTCCAGACTGGATCGATGAGTCCCGTATTCCAACTACTCCAGTTAACTTCAAGGATATCAGAGAATCTCTAGAAAAGGCTGTCAGAAAGAGACTGATGGCTGAAGTCCCATACGGTGTTCTTTTGTCCGGTGGTTTGGACTCTTCCCTAATTGCATCTATCGCTGCTCGTGAAACCGAAAAAGCTAACGAGGAAAACGACGCTGCTGACAACGACGCCTCCGCTTCCAAGCAACTGGCCGGTATTGATAACCAAGGTCACCTACATACTGCTGGTTGGTCTCGTCTGCATTCTTTCGCAATTGGTCTTCCAAATGCGCCAGATCTACAAGCTGCCAGAAAGGTTGCTAAATTCATTGGCTCTATTCACCACGAACACACATTCACTCTACAAGAAGGTCTAGATGCCTTGGATGATGTCATCTACCACTTGGAAACTTACGATGTCACCACCATCAGAGCTTCCACTCCAATGTTCTTGCTATCTAGAAAGATCAAAGCTCAAGGTGTGAAGATGGTTTTGTCTGGTGAAGGTTCTGATGAAATCTTCGGTGGTTATCTATATTTCGCTCAAGCTCCATCTGCTACTGAATTCCATATTGAGTCTGTTAAGCGTGTAAAGAACCTACACTTGGCAGACTGTCTAAGAGCCAACAAGTCTACCATGGCTTGGGGTCTAGAAGCTCGTGTTCCATTCTTGGATAAGGAGTTCTTGCAATTATGTATGAACATTGACCCTAAGGACAAGATGATCGACCAATCAGCCGGCCGTATCGAGAAGTACATCCTGAGAAAGGCTTTCGACACATCTGATGAGCCAGACGTAAAACCATACTTGCCAGAAGAAATTCTATGGAGACAAAAGGAACAATTCTCTGATGGTGTTGGTTACTCCTGGATCGACGGTTTGAAGGACACTGCTGAAAGAGTCATCTCTGACACTATGTTCTCTAACCCTAAGATTGAATGGGGTGAAGATATCCCAACTACTAAGGAAGCTTACTGGTACAGATTGAAGTTTGATGCTCTTTTCCCACAAAAGACTGCTGCTTCTACTGTCATGAGATGGATTCCAAAGGCCGACTGGGGCTGTGCTGAAGATCCTTCTGGTAGATACGCCAAGATCCACGAACAACACGTTACTGCTTAA